In Sphingomonas sp. JUb134, the sequence CGTGCTCGCGTTCTGATGACGGTTCGCCGTGTGAAACGCAACATTTCTCAAGTTGATTTTTTTAATCAGTTCGCGGAGATGTCACGCGTGCAACAGTGCGCCGATAGCCCGCTGAGGGTCGTCATCGTCGGGGGAGGGACAGCGGGCTTGATGACGGCCGCGGCGCTGACCGCCCTTGCCGGACGAACTTGTGCGGTCACCCTCATAGAAGCAGCCGACATCCCGATCATCGGAGTCGGCGAGGCGACGCTGCCGCACCTGCGCGCCTTCGTCGCCCGCCTCGGGATCGACGAGACCGCGTTCATGGCGGCGACCTCCGCGACCTTCAAGCTGGGAATACGGTTCAGCGGCTTCGGCGCGCGCGACAGCGACTACTTCCACCCGTTCGGCGACTACGGTCCGGATTTCGGCCGCGCCGAGTTCCACCACTACTGGCTCCGCCGTCATGCCGCGGGCGATGCCGCACCGCTCGGCGACTACGGGATCGCGGACATGGCTGCGGCCGCGAACCGATTCGCGCGGCCGGAGGACATGCAGTGGTCGGGGGAACACGATACCGCCGGCCTCCCATACGGCTACGCCTACCAGTTCGACGCGACGCGCTTCGCGCCGTTCCTGCGCGACTGGACGTGCGCGCGCGGCGCGCAGCGACGCGAGGCTCAGGTCACCCGTGTCGTCCGTTCGTCCGAGAACGGCCGGGTCCTGGCGCTGGAGATCGCGGACGGGCAGCGCGTGAGCGGAGACCTGTTCATCGACTGCTCGGGCTTCCGCGCGATCCTGAGGGACGAGGACCTGTGGGAGGATTGGTCGCACTGGCTGCCCTGCGACCGGGCGGTCGCCGTGCCGTGCACGGCCGCCGGCGCGACGATCGAGCCCTACACCCGGGCGAAGGCGATGGACGCGGGCGGCTGGCGCTGGCGCATCCCGCTCCAGCACCGGGTCGGCAACGGCTACGTCTATCCCAGCGCCTTCGTCGGAGACGATCATGCCCAGGACACGCTGCTGGCCGCGCTGGAGGGAGCCCCGCTCGCCGATCCACGCGTGCTGCGCTTCCGCGCCGGGCGGCAACGGCGCGCGTGGGCCCACAACGTGGTGGCGATCGGCCTCGCAGCCGGCTTCCTGGAGCCGCTGGAGTCCACCAGCATCCATCTCGTGCAGGCCGCGATCACGCACCTGATCGAGCATTTTCCCGACGCGCAGGGCTGCGACGCCGATCGCGACGGCTTCAACCGCGCGATGGACGCCGAGCACGACCGCATCCGCGACTTCCTGATCCTCCACTATCACGCGACGATCCGCGACGACGCGCCGTTCTGGACCCACGTGCGCACGATGGCCGTGCCCGACACGCTGGCCGCGACGCTGGAACTCTGGCGGGAGACGGCGCAGGTCGCGCGCTACGGCTTCGGCCTGTTCAAGCCGCCGAGCTGGGTGGCGGTACTGATCGGGCAGGGCATGATCCCGCGGCGCTGGGACCAGCGTGCCGATGCCGCCCCTGCCGACATGCTGGCGCGCGAGCTGGCCGGCCTGCGCGCGTCGATCGCCGACCGGGTCGCCGCGCTTCCAAACCACAGCGCGACCCTCGCCCGTGTCGCCGCGTCGTCGGCATGACGGCGACCGGCGTGAACCGCGCGCCCGCGCTGCGGTCGGTCGT encodes:
- a CDS encoding tryptophan halogenase family protein; translation: MSRVQQCADSPLRVVIVGGGTAGLMTAAALTALAGRTCAVTLIEAADIPIIGVGEATLPHLRAFVARLGIDETAFMAATSATFKLGIRFSGFGARDSDYFHPFGDYGPDFGRAEFHHYWLRRHAAGDAAPLGDYGIADMAAAANRFARPEDMQWSGEHDTAGLPYGYAYQFDATRFAPFLRDWTCARGAQRREAQVTRVVRSSENGRVLALEIADGQRVSGDLFIDCSGFRAILRDEDLWEDWSHWLPCDRAVAVPCTAAGATIEPYTRAKAMDAGGWRWRIPLQHRVGNGYVYPSAFVGDDHAQDTLLAALEGAPLADPRVLRFRAGRQRRAWAHNVVAIGLAAGFLEPLESTSIHLVQAAITHLIEHFPDAQGCDADRDGFNRAMDAEHDRIRDFLILHYHATIRDDAPFWTHVRTMAVPDTLAATLELWRETAQVARYGFGLFKPPSWVAVLIGQGMIPRRWDQRADAAPADMLARELAGLRASIADRVAALPNHSATLARVAASSA